In Mus pahari chromosome 23, PAHARI_EIJ_v1.1, whole genome shotgun sequence, the DNA window gggctatacagagaaaccccgtctcgaaaaaccaaaaaaaaaaaaaaagttacctgaCTCCCATAGGCCTTGACTTCAAGGTATCTATCTGTCCTAGAACCCCAATAtatagttttgtttgcttgctttccaatggtgctaagaatcaaacctaCGGCGCATCACGCATAGTAAGCAAACATCCTCCACTGTGCTATATCATAGCCCATTAAAGTCATTTAGGGGTCTAATAGTCATTCTGCTCCCATCACTTCCCCTCCACCCTGCATCCCAGCATCTTACACACCAGGACCATCCTCTGAGAGACACTACATACAACTGGGAAGTGGTCCCTAGGTGCAACCTCTGCTCCCCGGCAGACCCTGGAGCCTGCTCACATGTCAAGCCACCTTCCTGCTTCTGCAGAGACCCAGGATCCTGTTGGAGTTACTCCTGGACAATGATTCCCTAGCCTTGACATGTTTCTTAAGTGCGGCTGGGTGGAGAACCACCAGGCTGGCTAGTAGAATGTAGATAGCCGAATACTGCCATCACCCATGAGCAGCCGATTCAGACTGACATGTTGATCTCTAGACTCTGGCACAACTATGGTAGATTATCTTTTCACTTGCTTCTAGTTTCAACAGTCAAATGTTGTCCTCCATCCCTGTTCCCAATTGTCTCCCAAAGTGACTAATGttgtcattttattgcttttataagtagaCAAGAGGATTCTCATGCCCCATCCTTTTGTGAAGCAGGATGAAGAGagccgcctgcctttgcctcccaagtgctaggatgagaGGTGTGCACTGCTATGCCTAGTAACACTCCATACATACACTTCCACTTCCTGAGGAGCTCTGGCTGgatagatggttcagtggttaccGTAGTAACACTCCATACATACACTTCCACTCCCTAAGAATATAGAGGCCTGGGCTAGatagatgactcagctgttaggagcactTGTCATTCtgccagaggaccctggtttgattccctgcacccacgtggcagcttgTAATTGTCTATAACACCTtcttgggcaccagacatgcatgcagacaaaacatccaaacacacaaaaaatgatttaaaagaatatatagatCTAGGGTTAAGTTCTGGATTAGCTTGGAGACTTTTGAACCAGTTTCCTCTAAAACAGCAGAGAACAGTAGGCTACCACACAGGGTTACGGAGTCACAGGAGAGGCACCTATAGCTGTCCACAGGGCCTGGCACTGAGTCAGTGCTTAGCACCTGTAGTTATGTTGATCCTGCATCTTGGCATCAGGCACAGATGGTACCACACCCGCTGAAGCCAGTCACCACCCTTAGAGTCGAGGAGCAAAGAAAACCTCATGGTGTGAGCTTTATTGGTTTGGTGAGGTTGTCCTGTGTACTCCAGCCTGGGGCCAGACTGGGTTAAACCCTTGGACTCTCTTCTCTCcgtctccagaatgctgggatgataggtgtgagccaccactgccttgcCTCACTAAGAGTGTTTGCTGAGAGCTTTGTGGACACACTTGGAACTGAGTCATTCCTTTGTAGCCTGTTTACATGGTAGGGTATTTGAGCCTGGCAGAGTGGTTGCAGGCCTTTAGttctcagggggcagaggcaggcagatctctgtgagttcgagaccagcctggtctacatcgtgagctccaggacagccaaggctacatagtgagaccctgtctcaaaaaaaacccaaaaaagcaaaacaaaacaaagcaaaacaccaaaagGATAGAACAAGACAAAGCTTTACAGCATATCTAGCAACATCCCTGCTCTAGGGAATGCTCTAAGAAACAGTAGCATTTGTCTCTGTCCATCATGACAACCAAGTGTCTACAGGTACTACCAAATGTCCCTAAGTGTTCCCAGGCATTACCAAATGTCCCTAAGTAATTGGGGAGagcaaaaaaaaatcctagctgGTTCTAAACCACTGCCCtgtctgctcccccccccccaggcagggtttctctgtggagctctgTCCTGGAAATTgatctgtagactagactggccttgagctcacagggatcctcctgcctctgcctccagagtgctgggattaaaggcgtgcaccaccacctggctactactatttttttttttattttttttttNNNNNNNNNNNNNNNNNNNNNNNNNNNNNNNNNNNNNNNNNNNNNNNNNNNNNNNNNNNNNNNNNNNNNNNNNNNNNNNNNNNNNNNNNNNNNNNNNNNNNNNNNNNNNNNNNNNNNNNNNNNNNNNNNNNNNNNNNNNNNNNNNNNNNNNNNNNNNNNNNNNNNNNNNNNNNNNNNNNNNNNNNNNNNNNNNNNNNNNNNNNNNNNNNNNNNNNNNNNNNNNNNNNNNNNNNNNNNNNNNNNNNNNNNNNNNNNNNNNNNNNNNNNNNNNNNNNNNNNNNNNNNNNNNNNNNNNNNNNNNNNNNNNNNNNNNNNNNNNNNNNNNNNNNNNNNNNNNNNNNNNNNNNNNNNNNNNNNNNNNNNNNNNNNNNNNNNNNNNNNNNNNNNNNNNNNNNNNNNNNNNNNNNNNNNNNNNNNNNNNNNNNNNNNNNNNNNNNNNNNNNNNNNNNNNNNNNNNNNNNNNNNNNNNNNNNNNNNNNNNNNNNNNNNNNNNNNNNNNNNNNNNNNNNNNNNNNNNNNNNNNNNNNNNNNNNNNNNNNNNNNNNNNNNNNNNNNNNNNNNNNNNNNNNNNNNNNNNNNNNNgcgcgcgcacacacacacacacacacacacacacacacacacacacacacacacagagggagaaatCCACAGCAGTTGATGAGGctgtctttcctctccctcaACCCTGCCCACCCATGCTCAAGCTCTGGGCCCTTGGATTACTGCAACCTAGTTCTTTATTTTCATGCACTCTGATATAAAGCCATAGGGACAAAGGCTTTAAGCAAGTGGGTCCCCAAGACCAGCCAGGGAGAAGCAATACCCCACCTCCACTGGTAAAAAATAAACCTAGTATCCGGAGGAGTGGGTACCCTCTGAGGGAGCCAAGGGCGTGCCCAGAGTCGCTGCCTGCTCCTCCTGCAGGAGCTGCACCGGTCTGAGCAGTTTGGTGACAAGGGCTGGAGTTTCTCCTGAGCCTTGATTCGATCTCTGCACAGGTGAGGGGAATGTTGGGAGTTAGGATTAGAAACAAGATCACTAACACCCTGGCCACAAAACTTCAcagccgggctggagagatggttcagcgattaagagcactgactgctcttccagaggtcctgagttcaattcccaattaCAACCATCAGTAAggcctcttcgggtgtgtctgaagacagctacggtgtacttatatataataaataaataaatctttaaaaatatatgggggggggctggggagatggttcagcggttaagagcactgactgctcttccggaggtcctgagttcaaatcccagcaaccacatggtggctcacaaccatctgtaacaagacctgattccctcttcttatgtctgaagacagctacatataataaataaaataaatctttaaaaaaaaaaattaaaaaaaaatatatatgggtggtggtggtggcggcgcatgcctttaatcccagtgtttgggaggcagaggcaggtggatttctgagttcgaggccagcctggtctacagagtgagtgccaggacagccagggctacacagagaaaccctgtctcataaaaccaagaaagaaagaaagaaagaaagaaagaaagaaagaaagaaagaaagaaagaaagaaagaaagaaagaaagatagatagatttgtttaggggctggtgagatggctcagcaggtaagagcaccgactgctcttccaaaggtcctgagttcaaatcccagcaaccacatggtggctcacaatcatccgtaaggagatctgatccctcttctggagtgtctgaagacagcgacagtgtactcacatataataaataaatcttataaaccATAAACCACTGTCGGTACAGGCCAAGGGCCCACAGCCGCCTCCTTTAGAAGGGACAACCCACCTGACTGCGGCTCAGTGCCCACCCCAGGAGGCTAAGAACGCAACTGAGGCAAACTAGGCAGGGCTGGATTGCACTGGGTCTTCTAAGAACACATGTTTCAGAGAGGAgtaaccaagaaagaaaagctcGACTATAAGGAGGCAAGAGGTTTGCCCTCTCTGGTCCTGCCCGGAGCCTGTTAGTGATACCAGAGGGTCAGCATTGTTCAGGGACCTGGAGAGGCTTCGACTGacctcagtcctctccttcctcgGGCTTCATCAGCTTATCCAATGCTTCCTTCAGCACACCATCTGGGTCTAGAATCTCCACCTGgatgaaaaggggaggggagcgGGTGGGGCTGGTTGATTGCTGGAAAACAAAACTTCATCTCTAGTCCTTTGtaagcctttttgttttttgtttttgttttgttttgtttttcgagacagggtttctctgtgtgatccTGGCTATAccggaacttactctgtagaccaggctggcctcgaactctgaaatctgcctgcctctgcctctcaagtgctgggattgaaggcgtgcgccaccatgcccggcttggatGCCGGTTTCTATGTCTCTGGTTTTAGGGCCCCAGGAGGATTACCCACCTTAGGAATGGGGAACTGGGTTGGTTCAGGGGCCTCGTCACGGCCAAAGTCGATCATGGTGCCACATCTGGCCACGTTGTCCACCCAGAAGCCTTCAAACAGCTGACCATGGTCCAGGTGGAAGAAACGCCCGTGCCCGTTCTTCATGCCTCTCTCCCAGCTGCCCTCATACCGGTTCCTGTTCTCTAGACAGGAGAGCAGGGGTGCTAGGCACAGGGAGGCAGCTAGGACCGTCAGGCTGGGCCTCGCTGGTCCCAGCTGCTGACCAGTGTGTACTAGCTATCTGAGAGCCATTAAATAAGCATACAGCAGGATGCGCAGTGTCCCTAAGCATCACCAACATCACTTAACTCCAACCACTTCCAGAGATTTGATTTTTGCCAGTTACGGTGGCgtacgcctttgatcccagcactcagaaggcagaggtgagcgcatctctgagttcgagcccaTCCTTATCTACCAAGAGAGttccagggctccacagagaaaactcgtggagaggagaggggaggagaaggaggaagggagagaaagaggttTGATATGTTTTGAGGTTGGAGCCAGAACCTGGCGCATGCTCACTCTCTACTTCCTCGGCCCCTGTGAAGATCTACTTCCGGTTTGTgctgtaagtttttttttttttcttctcttgttacTTTGCAAGAAACTTGGAGCGTGCTAGGCAACTGCTCCACACCCCCAGGCTTTGGCCTGAAACTCCTTACATAAACCAAGAattcagagctccacctgcctctgcttcccaagtactgtgattaaagcTATGTAAGTTTCATTGTCTGAGACAGCACTTTccccacacacacgcacccctGGCTAGCCCACGCTGGGTTCTAAGTCAAATCAACGCTGCTGATCCCGGGTGTTAGTGACCCTGCTCACctctcattttaatttattctttagtgTGTTAAATGCAGGCACTTGCATACCATGGTGCGTGTGTAACATGCCTGTACGGGGGTGAGAGGCCAACTCTGGGGACTCAGTTCTTTCCTCCTACCTTGTGGGACCCGGGCAGGCCTGTGTGCAAGCGccgttacccactgagccaactcacagGCCCTccactaaaaaataataatgatgatgatgatgataataataataaaaatagctattTGTTAACCACAAGGAAACTGAAGCAAATTGTCTGGGGTCCCAGGGCTATTACCGGCTCACACCAGGATCTGAATTCATGCACTCTTGCCCAAAGTCCAGGCCACGAGAAGTTTCTCAGAATATTTGCGCTGCCTTCCAAGAGCTCACTAAGCCCAGCTTATGGATAGGGAAGGCTCACCGAAGGCAGGCTCCTAGCTGAGAGTATCGGAActacaagacagacagacatacagactgACCACCTCTGCCCACCCCAGCTGATCCAGGGCCTCAGCTTATCTGGATCTCCTTGAAAGCCAGAATCTCACTTTTTCAGGGCCAACAAGACTGGTTTTCTATGGGACAAGTATTATGGCTGGTGGGGTAGCAAGTCTGGGAGGAGATTTTTCCGGGACAGGGCGGGGCCAGGAAGCGTTGGGGCGTGGTTTCACAGGGGCGGGGCACTACTCACTCAGCCGCAACATGCCCTCCCCTTCAGGCTTGTCGTTCTGCCACTGGCCCTCGTAGATGTCGCCGTTGTTGTAGTACATGCGTCCCCACCCGCTTCGCTGGTCGTTACACCACTCACCCTCGTAATACTCCTTGGGTCCGAAAAACTGGATCCCATAGCCCTGAAAGCAAGAAGGTGTCCCACTATTTGCCAACTCTCACACCTGAGTCTCGTCGTGCCGGCTTTCCTAGCAGAGGTCAGAGAATTCTAGCTGCCTACTTCAGCTCCTTTTCGTGCACCGCCTTCATACCGCCCACATAATTTCTCTTCCCTGGTTCCCTTATCTCTGGCCCCGCTTCCATAACCCCTCCATACAGCCACCAGAAGGATATTTTATATACCCTGTAGGATCACCTACCCAACTCTGGTTACATTGTCTCGACTCAACTGGCTACTTAGAAACATAAATGTTACATTTGGAGACTAACGGCGGGAAATCAGGGACTGTTGGAGATCCCGCTCAGAGTGGCTTGGTTAAGTAGCATTAAGTCTGTATCTCAAAACCCCGATGCCACCTTTCACgactctttctctcccccaggGCAAATAAGGTCTGCTGCTTGCTATCTTTGTTATTTCAATGTCACAGGGCTAGGTCCTCGCTGCTCTGGAAATGACCCCCTGCCCTGTATTTTCTAGGTTAGATCCCATGATCTCCCAACCACGGAGAAACCACTGTTAACTCCCCATTAAAGGCAAATCATTTGTTTTAGGCTCagtctccccaccaccacctccaccctccCGGGAGCAAAGAACATGAAATCCTGGGCTCTGCAACTGGCTCGCTGTGTCACCAACCCCAGGCTAGGTCCTTCACCTCCCTGAAATTTTTCTTTAGTGAAACGGAAGACCAATGATGACAAAGCTTTTACAAGAATATAAGAGCTCACGTACCGTGTACAGTAACTGTTCAACAGTAACAGAACTGTCAGACTCAATGGCTTATAGCAAGAATCAatacaagtttgtttgttttgttttgttttgaaatatatctGCAGTAGAATGAATATTTGTGGAATCTCCTCTGGCTagcttctcctcctctgtgtcctcgcTTGTCTTTGCCCCCTGTtttcagtcagggtttctctctctaggtagcccaggctaacctgaaaCTCCCTCCCCCTTCAGGATGCTGACATCCAGGCTCTGCACCTCCAcgccctgcttcctggcctcccGTTTGATTTggccagcaggaggaggaggattctCAGAATTGGGTAAGGGGAGAAGAAAGCCAGGAAAccagggaggagggtggaggagacTGCCTGCTGCCTCCTTGAAGCTGTAAGGTTTTTAAAGGGTTCCTTCCTGGGGCCCCCCACTTCTC includes these proteins:
- the Morn3 gene encoding MORN repeat-containing protein 3; this translates as MPVTKCPRKVEPLWKGWDRKAQKNGLRHQVFAVNGDHYVGEWKGNLKHGKRESLKGLMASVGSEWGYGIQFFGPKEYYEGEWCNDQRSGWGRMYYNNGDIYEGQWQNDKPEGEGMLRLKNRNRYEGSWERGMKNGHGRFFHLDHGQLFEGFWVDNVARCGTMIDFGRDEAPEPTQFPIPKVEILDPDGVLKEALDKLMKPEEGED